The following proteins are co-located in the Rippkaea orientalis PCC 8801 genome:
- a CDS encoding glycosyltransferase: protein MITTYNRTDYLEKCIKSVISQNFSPEEMQIEVVDDHSQKDIKEIVDIIGNNRVSFYRQPQNVGIYANWNTCIERAKGRWIHILSDDDLVAPEFYQAYGRMIEKYHPSVVIGQSKFIDENDKETGISPALQESEGILNNALQVLAVRNLIRTPGIVISREAYEKVGGFTSDLVFTPDWEMWTRLAESVKIAYINLPYSFFRLHSASETSRLVLTGEYVTDNLDAAKIIHARINNLKERKKTKLEFNQWLSSTTYYYAQKILSKNLYLPGLKMAFISLKLSPSIAHFKKITKLLLRSTLNLIHP, encoded by the coding sequence ATGATTACAACTTATAATCGAACAGATTATTTGGAAAAATGTATTAAAAGTGTTATTTCTCAAAACTTTAGTCCAGAAGAAATGCAAATTGAGGTAGTAGATGATCACTCACAAAAAGATATAAAAGAAATTGTTGATATTATTGGAAATAATCGCGTTTCTTTTTATCGTCAACCTCAAAATGTAGGAATTTATGCTAATTGGAATACCTGTATTGAAAGAGCCAAAGGCCGCTGGATTCATATTTTAAGCGATGATGATTTGGTTGCACCTGAATTTTATCAAGCTTATGGTCGTATGATTGAGAAATATCATCCGTCTGTTGTTATAGGACAGTCAAAGTTCATTGATGAAAACGACAAAGAAACAGGGATTTCCCCTGCCTTACAAGAGTCTGAAGGGATTTTAAATAATGCGCTTCAAGTCTTAGCTGTCCGAAATTTAATTAGAACCCCTGGAATCGTAATTTCCCGTGAAGCTTATGAAAAGGTGGGAGGATTTACCAGCGATTTAGTGTTTACGCCTGATTGGGAAATGTGGACAAGACTGGCTGAATCTGTGAAAATAGCTTATATTAACCTACCCTACAGTTTCTTTCGCTTACATTCTGCCTCAGAAACCAGTCGATTAGTATTAACAGGGGAGTATGTTACCGATAATTTAGATGCCGCTAAAATTATCCACGCTAGAATTAATAATCTTAAAGAACGGAAAAAAACTAAATTAGAATTTAACCAGTGGTTAAGTTCAACAACCTATTACTATGCTCAAAAGATACTGAGCAAGAATTTATATTTACCTGGGTTAAAGATGGCATTTATTTCTTTAAAATTGTCTCCTTCTATTGCCCACTTTAAAAAAATTACTAAACTGCTTCTTCGTTCAACTTTAAACTTGATTCATCCCTGA
- a CDS encoding glycosyltransferase — protein sequence MKIVIISELSYGTGASIAAFRLAKALSDLKHDVYYIVGQNSSKIEKDSSSITTYLLTQQHQKTLREIIFDKIQHLTEQIIISLTQKNSKSREILYQFKNYKQKTRFKFKLENNENELRQILETIQPDIINLHNISTIISYRGVLSLGTKFPLVWTLHDCFPVTGYHYKFINPNQQEIITLGIAPQLINIKKSINSLINASCNLIFVAPSEWLASLASNQLQGKKLVQVIPNGLSSIDFFPEDQKQSRLNLGLNPEKFYLLVFASNLKYERKNNQLILENLKRINELSIEVIACGQVDQDFSEQYPSIHLFEPIFNLQKIRQLYAAADIFLIPSLIDNLPNTVLESLFCGTPVLGANVGGIPEMVIEGQTGWLFDPYSGDNLITILNHIYQQRQQLPQIRQQCFNWVQEHYSIEQQVQAYLQLFQTMITSSVKSIQSK from the coding sequence ATGAAAATTGTAATTATTTCTGAATTGTCCTACGGAACTGGGGCGTCCATCGCTGCCTTTAGATTAGCGAAAGCTCTAAGTGATCTCAAACATGATGTTTACTATATAGTGGGACAAAATAGCAGTAAAATTGAAAAGGACTCCTCTTCTATTACAACCTATCTACTTACTCAACAACATCAAAAAACTTTGCGTGAAATTATCTTTGACAAAATTCAACACCTAACCGAACAGATTATCATATCCTTAACTCAAAAAAATAGCAAAAGCCGAGAAATTTTATATCAGTTTAAAAACTATAAACAAAAGACTAGATTTAAATTCAAGCTTGAAAATAATGAAAATGAATTAAGACAGATACTTGAAACGATTCAGCCTGATATTATTAACCTTCATAATATTTCTACTATTATCAGCTATAGAGGAGTATTATCTTTAGGAACTAAGTTTCCTTTGGTTTGGACCCTTCATGATTGTTTTCCTGTAACTGGCTATCATTACAAATTTATTAATCCTAATCAACAAGAAATTATAACTCTTGGTATTGCACCGCAACTCATAAATATAAAGAAGTCAATAAATTCCCTGATTAACGCTTCTTGTAATCTGATTTTCGTTGCTCCTTCTGAATGGCTCGCTAGTTTAGCATCAAATCAATTACAAGGCAAAAAATTAGTCCAGGTTATTCCTAATGGCTTATCCTCAATAGACTTCTTTCCGGAAGATCAAAAACAATCTCGGTTGAATTTAGGATTAAATCCAGAAAAATTTTATTTATTAGTGTTTGCTTCTAATTTAAAATATGAACGCAAAAATAATCAACTGATCTTAGAAAATCTCAAGAGAATCAATGAATTATCTATTGAAGTCATTGCTTGTGGCCAAGTCGATCAAGATTTTTCAGAACAATATCCTTCAATCCATTTATTTGAACCGATTTTTAATTTACAAAAAATTCGTCAACTTTATGCTGCCGCTGATATCTTTTTAATTCCTTCTTTAATAGATAACTTGCCAAATACTGTCTTAGAAAGCTTATTTTGTGGAACTCCTGTTCTTGGTGCTAATGTAGGAGGCATTCCTGAAATGGTGATCGAAGGGCAAACAGGATGGTTGTTTGATCCTTACAGTGGGGATAATTTGATTACTATCTTAAATCATATTTATCAGCAACGACAGCAGTTACCACAAATACGCCAACAATGTTTTAATTGGGTGCAAGAACACTATAGCATTGAGCAACAGGTACAAGCTTATTTACAGCTTTTTCAAACAATGATTACATCATCAGTAAAGTCTATACAATCCAAGTGA
- a CDS encoding FkbM family methyltransferase, translated as MFSEEKLLAAYPFVATKAFLVDVGAHQGTVSAIFAQKGWQVLAFEPEAKNREVFQQKLAQFKQVDCIAKAVSDVTGNKVPFYVSNEHYGIHALKPWHDTHQLAYEVETIRLDDVLTEKAIPSVTLLKIDIEGADFLALKGFDFKKYRPELVMIEFMDERTQPNFNYTHHDVVTYMKERGYITFVSEWEPIKEYGREGIKTPPHTWKQCIPYNVGHQPAWGNLIFVPEQDHQKFQATLDSYLKELKKIQKAQQISRLRQNLKQIPGIKILYNLIKSKQS; from the coding sequence ATGTTTTCTGAAGAAAAACTATTGGCGGCTTATCCTTTTGTGGCTACCAAAGCTTTTTTAGTTGATGTCGGAGCTCATCAGGGAACTGTATCTGCTATTTTTGCTCAAAAAGGTTGGCAGGTCTTAGCATTTGAACCAGAAGCCAAAAACCGTGAAGTGTTTCAACAGAAGTTAGCACAATTTAAGCAAGTTGATTGTATTGCTAAAGCCGTCTCAGACGTAACAGGCAATAAAGTACCTTTTTATGTTAGTAATGAACACTATGGCATACACGCTCTCAAACCTTGGCATGATACCCATCAATTAGCTTATGAAGTAGAAACCATCCGACTAGATGATGTTTTAACAGAAAAAGCAATTCCATCAGTAACTCTCCTAAAAATTGATATAGAAGGAGCTGATTTTCTTGCTTTAAAAGGATTTGATTTCAAAAAGTATCGCCCAGAATTAGTGATGATTGAGTTTATGGATGAACGCACTCAACCTAACTTTAATTATACTCATCATGATGTAGTTACTTATATGAAAGAACGGGGTTATATTACTTTTGTATCAGAATGGGAACCCATTAAGGAATATGGTAGAGAAGGGATAAAAACTCCTCCCCATACATGGAAACAATGTATTCCTTATAATGTTGGTCATCAACCTGCTTGGGGAAATTTAATTTTTGTTCCTGAGCAAGATCATCAAAAGTTTCAAGCTACCTTAGACTCTTATTTAAAGGAACTAAAAAAAATACAAAAAGCTCAACAAATATCTAGATTGCGTCAAAATCTAAAACAAATCCCAGGGATTAAAATTTTGTATAATTTAATTAAAAGCAAGCAGTCTTAA
- a CDS encoding glycosyltransferase encodes MSKVSIVIRCYNEEQHIGRLLSGLMQQTVKDLEIILVDSGSTDSTVAIASNYPIKLLSIKPENFSFGRSLNLGCQAAAGDCIVIASAHVYPEYQDWIEKLIAPFDDPDVALTYGKQRGNSTTKYSEQQIFITWFPDHQTIIDQNHPFCNNANAAIRRSLWKQIPYDETLTGLEDLHWAKQAIALGYRIAYVPEAEIIHVHDETPKRIYNRYRREAIALKNIYPQEHFYFWDFLRLFITNLISDYFHAWHDGVLSQNIASIPIFRLMQFWGTYQGFSQQGTIDTQLKQTFYYPRRLSRISNLSQADINRPTIDYSTQSTIVEKTTSSK; translated from the coding sequence ATGTCTAAAGTATCTATTGTCATTCGCTGTTACAATGAAGAACAACATATTGGCCGTCTGCTCAGTGGTTTGATGCAGCAAACTGTTAAAGATCTTGAAATTATTCTGGTAGACTCTGGTTCAACGGATAGTACGGTTGCTATTGCTTCTAATTATCCCATTAAACTGCTATCGATCAAGCCGGAAAACTTTTCCTTTGGACGTTCCCTAAATTTGGGTTGTCAGGCAGCAGCAGGGGACTGTATTGTGATTGCCAGTGCCCACGTTTACCCAGAATATCAAGACTGGATCGAAAAATTAATCGCTCCCTTTGATGATCCTGATGTTGCCTTAACCTATGGAAAACAACGGGGCAATAGTACCACTAAATATTCTGAGCAACAAATCTTTATTACCTGGTTTCCCGATCATCAAACCATCATCGATCAAAACCATCCTTTTTGTAATAATGCCAATGCTGCCATTCGCCGTTCATTATGGAAACAAATTCCCTATGATGAAACCCTAACAGGATTGGAAGATTTGCACTGGGCCAAACAAGCCATTGCTTTAGGATATCGTATTGCTTATGTTCCTGAAGCCGAAATTATTCATGTTCATGATGAAACCCCCAAACGCATTTATAATCGTTATCGCCGCGAAGCGATCGCCCTTAAAAACATTTATCCGCAAGAACATTTTTATTTCTGGGATTTTCTCCGTTTATTTATTACTAATTTGATTAGTGATTATTTTCATGCCTGGCATGATGGTGTATTATCTCAAAACATCGCTTCAATTCCTATTTTTCGGTTGATGCAATTTTGGGGAACCTATCAAGGGTTTAGCCAACAAGGAACCATTGATACTCAACTCAAACAAACCTTTTATTATCCTCGAAGGTTATCAAGAATCAGTAACCTTTCCCAAGCTGATATTAATCGACCGACAATTGACTATTCAACTCAGTCAACAATTGTAGAGAAAACCACCTCATCAAAATAA
- a CDS encoding putative capsular polysaccharide synthesis family protein produces MIKKILKYPFHFIKDTYYYYQLVSRLSHEVRQPELILVHQMGKVGSSSIYKGLKKLNLGIPIYHTHVLNPKQLEDLRQKIKSYNYRRYGERVITELYLHKQIQQGLNGKTWKIITLVREPIGKNISDFFENLDNDVWYRNEYIGHKNVDELMEHFLNEFPHEAVLTWLDRHITNVFGIDILGKDFPKNKGYQIFKTDNIEILLIRMEDINLKIVEAMREFMNIENFTLSKVNIGDEKKYANKYQQFKQSINLPESYLNKMYNSKYTKHFYSENEIENFQVKWIRKV; encoded by the coding sequence ATGATTAAGAAAATACTCAAGTATCCCTTTCATTTTATTAAAGATACCTACTATTATTATCAATTAGTTTCTCGTCTTTCCCATGAGGTGAGGCAGCCAGAGTTGATTTTAGTTCATCAAATGGGGAAGGTTGGCTCTAGTTCTATCTACAAAGGACTTAAAAAGCTAAATTTAGGGATTCCTATTTATCATACTCATGTTCTAAATCCTAAACAACTGGAAGATTTACGACAGAAAATCAAGTCTTATAATTATCGTAGATATGGAGAGCGAGTCATAACTGAGCTATATCTTCATAAACAAATTCAGCAAGGTTTAAACGGAAAAACCTGGAAAATAATTACCCTAGTTAGGGAACCTATTGGTAAAAATATATCTGATTTTTTTGAGAATCTAGATAATGATGTCTGGTATCGTAACGAGTATATAGGACATAAAAATGTAGACGAATTGATGGAGCATTTTCTCAATGAGTTTCCTCATGAAGCGGTATTAACTTGGTTAGATAGACATATCACAAATGTCTTCGGTATTGATATTTTGGGAAAAGATTTTCCCAAAAACAAAGGGTATCAAATTTTTAAAACTGATAACATCGAAATTCTTTTAATACGAATGGAAGATATCAACCTCAAAATTGTTGAAGCTATGAGAGAATTTATGAACATAGAAAATTTTACTTTGAGCAAGGTAAATATAGGAGATGAAAAAAAATATGCCAATAAATATCAACAATTTAAACAATCTATAAATCTTCCTGAGTCTTACCTAAACAAAATGTATAATTCGAAGTACACAAAGCATTTTTATAGTGAAAACGAAATTGAAAATTTTCAAGTGAAATGGATCAGAAAAGTGTAA
- a CDS encoding cyclase family protein: protein MSRYIDISVSVSANLPCWPGSPPVKFTRDLDLDKGDIANDTSINFSVHTGTHIDAPLHFIQGGNSVDQVSLDILIGKAYVADLSTVDVITTDILKQLSLPTETTRLLLKTKNSQLWEAKGSEFNPDFVAITADAAQWLVGQGIKLVGIDYLSIQRFYDGPETHQILLGAEVVIIEGLNLTQVSSGEYQLICLPIKLQGIEGAPARVILQDYRC, encoded by the coding sequence TTGAGTCGATATATTGATATCTCCGTTTCTGTTTCTGCTAATCTTCCCTGTTGGCCAGGTAGTCCTCCTGTCAAATTTACAAGAGACTTAGATTTAGATAAAGGCGATATTGCTAACGACACTAGCATTAATTTTAGTGTTCATACCGGCACTCATATTGATGCACCTTTACATTTTATTCAAGGGGGAAATAGTGTCGATCAAGTGTCTTTAGATATTTTAATTGGAAAAGCTTATGTAGCTGATTTATCAACGGTAGATGTTATTACAACAGATATCCTTAAACAGCTATCTTTACCAACAGAAACTACCCGTTTATTGCTAAAAACCAAAAACTCCCAATTATGGGAAGCCAAGGGTAGTGAGTTTAATCCTGATTTTGTGGCTATTACGGCTGATGCGGCTCAATGGTTAGTGGGTCAAGGAATTAAGTTAGTAGGGATTGATTATTTATCGATTCAACGTTTTTATGATGGACCAGAAACCCATCAAATTTTATTAGGAGCGGAGGTGGTTATTATTGAAGGGTTAAACTTAACCCAGGTGTCCTCTGGAGAGTACCAATTAATCTGTTTACCCATTAAACTACAAGGAATTGAGGGAGCACCGGCTAGGGTGATTTTACAGGATTACAGATGTTAA
- a CDS encoding glycosyltransferase family 4 protein, whose translation MKILYDGEIYSNQVAGGINRYFANIISRLPSDFTPSLIVESSPELNYPVHPNLKSLWWYKRFRPERLRILTDKLYSNAINKFNHFDLAHPTYYSLVTRQPLDNYKCPIVITVYDMIHELLPQQVPYSSHGISIKSKAIKSAQAIICISENTKKDLVNLYSIPEHKISVTYLAAEIDVSLSYGSEVVPKDPYYLYIGSRAKYKNFDRLLLAFAKTISAQSDLKLCVIGSPFNEKEAKRIAELKLGDHLENYGYVSDSHLAKLYRNSMALVYPSLYEGFGIPPLEAMSCQTAVIAANSSSLPEVVDDAGLLFNPESTDELAEQLIFLLNHPIERENLITKGYARSKLFTWEKTVAETIDVYRSLTESR comes from the coding sequence ATGAAAATTTTATACGACGGTGAAATCTACTCTAATCAAGTTGCAGGCGGAATTAATCGTTATTTTGCCAATATTATTAGTCGGCTTCCCTCTGATTTTACTCCCTCATTAATAGTAGAAAGCTCCCCTGAACTAAACTATCCTGTTCATCCTAATTTAAAAAGTTTGTGGTGGTATAAAAGATTTCGTCCAGAACGCCTTCGTATTTTGACTGATAAATTATATTCTAATGCTATCAATAAGTTTAATCATTTTGACCTTGCTCATCCCACTTATTATTCATTAGTGACTCGTCAACCTCTAGATAATTATAAGTGTCCTATTGTGATAACGGTTTATGATATGATTCATGAACTTTTACCTCAACAGGTTCCCTATAGTAGTCATGGAATTTCAATTAAAAGTAAAGCAATTAAATCAGCACAAGCTATCATTTGTATTTCAGAAAATACTAAAAAAGATTTAGTAAATTTGTATTCCATTCCAGAACATAAAATATCCGTAACCTATTTAGCAGCAGAAATTGATGTTAGTCTATCTTATGGGTCTGAAGTGGTGCCAAAAGATCCTTATTATCTGTATATTGGTAGTCGAGCTAAATATAAGAATTTTGACCGTTTATTACTAGCTTTTGCAAAAACTATTTCAGCGCAATCTGATCTGAAATTGTGTGTTATAGGTTCACCTTTTAATGAGAAAGAAGCAAAAAGAATTGCTGAACTAAAGTTAGGTGATCATCTAGAAAATTATGGATATGTCAGTGACTCTCATCTTGCTAAACTTTATCGTAATAGTATGGCTCTTGTTTATCCTTCCCTATACGAAGGTTTTGGTATTCCTCCTCTTGAAGCAATGTCCTGTCAAACGGCTGTAATTGCTGCCAACTCATCGAGTCTTCCTGAAGTTGTAGATGATGCTGGTTTGCTATTTAATCCTGAGTCTACTGATGAATTAGCAGAACAATTAATCTTTTTGCTTAATCATCCTATAGAACGGGAAAATTTAATTACAAAAGGTTATGCAAGAAGCAAGTTATTTACTTGGGAAAAAACTGTAGCTGAAACCATTGATGTTTATCGTTCCCTCACTGAATCAAGGTAG
- a CDS encoding SDR family NAD(P)-dependent oxidoreductase has product MKPVVIITGVAGGIGYATAQYFASQGWSVIGVDCQEITQLMDIDHYVKADLCDADQIDAITEKLDRLDGLVNNAAVQICKPIIEMDVTEWDQVMAVNLRSAFLLSKAAYPLLKVSQGSVVNVSSVHAIATSGNIAAYAASKGGLAAFSRALAIEWANDQIRVNAILPGAVDTPMLHAGLTRGHLSGNNVNELMNQLAAKTVIGRVGKPDEIAKGIFFLANKELSSFITGQTLVIDGGATIRLSTE; this is encoded by the coding sequence ATGAAACCTGTTGTTATCATTACGGGAGTAGCAGGAGGAATTGGCTATGCAACGGCGCAATATTTTGCCAGTCAAGGCTGGTCAGTCATTGGGGTTGATTGTCAAGAAATAACCCAATTGATGGATATTGATCATTACGTTAAAGCGGATCTCTGCGATGCTGATCAAATTGACGCTATCACTGAGAAACTTGATAGACTTGATGGGTTGGTTAATAATGCAGCCGTACAAATTTGTAAACCGATCATCGAGATGGATGTGACTGAATGGGACCAAGTGATGGCAGTCAATTTACGTTCAGCTTTCTTGTTGTCTAAAGCTGCCTATCCTTTGTTAAAAGTCAGTCAAGGAAGTGTGGTGAATGTGAGTTCTGTTCATGCGATCGCCACTTCTGGGAATATTGCTGCTTATGCAGCTAGTAAGGGGGGTTTAGCAGCATTTAGTCGCGCTTTAGCCATTGAATGGGCTAACGATCAAATCCGTGTCAATGCTATTTTACCAGGGGCGGTGGACACACCGATGTTGCACGCGGGCTTAACCAGGGGCCATCTTTCGGGCAATAATGTCAATGAGTTGATGAATCAATTAGCCGCAAAAACCGTCATTGGGAGGGTGGGAAAACCAGATGAAATAGCTAAAGGAATTTTCTTTTTAGCCAACAAAGAATTGTCGTCATTTATAACCGGTCAAACCTTGGTTATAGATGGAGGGGCAACCATTAGATTAAGCACAGAATAA
- a CDS encoding phosphoglycerate dehydrogenase — protein MTWRILITCPPMLASIESCQERFKTENLEVVTPEIVQQLSEDELCQIIAEFDGVIAGDDPFTAKVLEIGQKGQLKVLAKWGIGVDAIDLEAAKNLGIYTSNTPNVFGDEVADVALGYTLLLARQLHKIDSAIRQGNWLKIQGTSLRNKVAGIIGVGSIGAAIARRFKVMGMNLLGYDVRTIDPKLCQETQLKQVELHQLFQASDCIVLACNLTPENYHLLDEKAFNQMKNGTWIVNVARGPIIDEKALINALDSGRIAGAALDVFESEPITTENPLVKYEQVIMGSHNSSNTREAVLRVNQIAIDNLVRDLKRASGENQ, from the coding sequence ATGACTTGGCGAATTTTAATTACTTGTCCTCCCATGTTAGCCTCGATTGAGAGTTGTCAAGAACGGTTTAAAACAGAAAATCTTGAGGTAGTAACTCCCGAAATTGTTCAACAATTGAGTGAAGACGAACTTTGTCAAATTATTGCTGAATTTGACGGGGTAATTGCAGGGGATGATCCCTTTACCGCTAAAGTATTAGAAATCGGTCAAAAAGGCCAGTTAAAAGTTTTAGCAAAGTGGGGGATTGGGGTTGATGCTATTGATTTAGAAGCCGCTAAAAATTTAGGAATTTATACCTCAAATACCCCTAATGTCTTCGGTGATGAGGTGGCTGATGTCGCCTTGGGTTATACTCTACTTCTGGCAAGACAATTACACAAAATAGATTCGGCTATCCGTCAAGGAAATTGGTTAAAAATTCAAGGAACTTCTTTACGAAATAAGGTAGCTGGTATTATTGGCGTTGGCAGTATTGGGGCTGCGATCGCTCGCCGTTTTAAGGTTATGGGGATGAATTTGTTAGGCTATGATGTTCGTACTATCGATCCCAAATTATGCCAGGAAACCCAATTAAAACAGGTTGAATTACACCAATTATTTCAAGCGTCAGACTGTATTGTTTTAGCCTGTAATTTAACTCCAGAAAATTATCATTTATTAGATGAAAAAGCTTTTAATCAGATGAAAAATGGTACATGGATAGTTAATGTTGCTCGCGGACCTATTATTGATGAAAAAGCCCTTATTAATGCCTTAGATAGTGGTAGAATAGCAGGGGCTGCCCTCGATGTTTTTGAGTCCGAACCGATAACAACAGAAAATCCGTTAGTCAAGTATGAACAGGTAATTATGGGGAGTCATAATAGTTCTAATACCAGAGAAGCTGTCTTAAGAGTTAATCAAATTGCTATTGATAATTTGGTACGAGATTTAAAACGTGCGAGTGGAGAAAATCAATGA
- a CDS encoding cytidylyltransferase domain-containing protein encodes MMSNLSQPTIAAFVPMRHSSERVIGKNYRLFAGKPLYHYIVESLLNCPQITQVCIDTDSPNIIEDAQQNFPNVKVLLRPEHLRSGMTPMNDVLLNSVSQVEADYYLQTHSTNPLLKSATISQAIDLFVKSPDYDSLFGVTRLQTRLYDSEGKAINHDPNILLRTQDLPPVYEENSNIYIFTKTILEERKNRIGYQPLMFEIGRDEAWDIDEEVDFRIAELLYKTRQESLNS; translated from the coding sequence ATGATGTCTAATCTATCTCAACCAACCATTGCTGCTTTTGTACCAATGCGTCACTCTAGCGAGCGAGTTATTGGTAAAAATTACCGTCTTTTTGCAGGAAAACCCCTTTACCATTATATTGTTGAAAGTTTACTAAATTGTCCTCAAATTACTCAAGTTTGTATTGATACAGATAGTCCTAATATTATTGAAGATGCTCAACAAAATTTTCCTAATGTAAAAGTTCTTTTACGTCCTGAACATTTACGGTCTGGAATGACTCCAATGAACGATGTTTTACTCAATTCAGTCTCTCAAGTTGAAGCCGACTATTACTTACAAACCCATAGCACAAACCCATTATTAAAATCAGCAACGATTTCTCAAGCAATTGATTTGTTTGTGAAAAGTCCTGACTATGATAGTTTATTTGGAGTAACTCGTTTACAAACACGCCTTTATGATAGTGAAGGCAAAGCTATTAATCACGACCCAAATATTTTACTACGGACACAGGATTTACCTCCCGTGTATGAAGAAAATTCTAATATTTATATTTTTACTAAAACAATATTAGAAGAAAGGAAAAACCGCATTGGATATCAACCTCTAATGTTTGAAATTGGACGAGATGAAGCATGGGATATTGATGAAGAGGTAGATTTTCGTATCGCAGAATTACTTTATAAGACTAGACAAGAGTCCCTAAATAGTTAA
- the psbC gene encoding photosystem II reaction center protein CP43, with amino-acid sequence MVTLSNVSVTSGRDLESTGFAWWSGNARLINLSGKLLGAHVAHAGLIVFWAGAMTLFETAHFIPEKPMYEQGLILLPHIATLGWGVGPGGEVIDTFPFFVAGVLHLISSAVLGFGGIYHALRGPETLEEYSSFFGYDWKDKNQMTNIIGYHLILLGCGALLLVFKAMFFGGVYDTWAPGGGDVRVITNPTLNPAVIFGYLTKAPFGGEGWIISVNNMEDIIGGHIWIGLICIFGGIWHILTKPFGWARRAFIWSGEAYLSYSLGALSMMGFIAAVFVWFNNTAYPSEFYGPTGMEASQSQAFTFLVRDQRLGANIGSAQGPTGLGKYLMRSPTGEIIFGGETMRFWDFRGPWLEPLRGPNGLDLDKLKNDVQPWQIRRAAEYMTHAPLGSLNSVGGVITDVNSFNYVSPRAWLATSHFTLAFFFLIGHLWHAGRARAAAAGFEKGIDRETEPVLSMPDLD; translated from the coding sequence GTGGTAACGCTCTCTAATGTTTCCGTTACCAGTGGACGTGACCTAGAATCAACTGGTTTTGCATGGTGGTCAGGCAATGCTCGTCTGATCAACCTCTCCGGTAAGCTTCTCGGTGCTCACGTCGCTCACGCTGGTTTGATTGTTTTCTGGGCCGGGGCAATGACCCTGTTTGAAACCGCCCACTTTATTCCCGAAAAGCCCATGTACGAACAGGGCTTAATTCTCCTGCCCCACATTGCTACCCTCGGTTGGGGTGTAGGACCTGGTGGTGAAGTAATTGATACCTTCCCCTTCTTCGTTGCAGGGGTATTACACCTGATTTCTTCTGCTGTTCTCGGTTTTGGTGGTATTTATCACGCTCTGCGTGGTCCTGAAACCTTAGAAGAGTATTCCAGCTTCTTCGGTTACGACTGGAAGGACAAAAACCAGATGACCAACATCATCGGTTATCACCTAATTCTTTTGGGTTGTGGTGCGCTGTTGTTGGTATTCAAAGCCATGTTCTTTGGTGGCGTTTATGACACCTGGGCTCCTGGTGGTGGTGATGTCCGGGTAATCACCAATCCTACCTTAAATCCTGCCGTGATCTTTGGTTATCTGACCAAGGCTCCCTTTGGTGGCGAAGGTTGGATTATTAGTGTCAACAACATGGAAGATATTATTGGCGGTCACATTTGGATCGGCCTAATTTGTATCTTCGGTGGTATTTGGCACATTTTAACCAAGCCCTTTGGTTGGGCTCGTCGCGCCTTTATCTGGTCTGGTGAAGCTTACCTATCTTACAGTTTAGGAGCTTTATCCATGATGGGTTTCATCGCGGCGGTTTTTGTTTGGTTTAACAACACCGCTTACCCCAGTGAGTTCTATGGACCCACCGGGATGGAAGCATCTCAATCTCAAGCTTTCACCTTCTTGGTTCGTGACCAACGCTTAGGGGCTAATATTGGTTCTGCTCAAGGTCCGACTGGGTTAGGTAAATATTTAATGCGTTCTCCTACCGGTGAAATCATCTTCGGTGGTGAAACCATGCGTTTCTGGGACTTCCGTGGTCCTTGGTTAGAACCCCTGCGCGGTCCTAACGGTCTAGACTTAGACAAGTTAAAAAATGACGTTCAGCCTTGGCAAATTCGTCGCGCTGCTGAATATATGACCCACGCGCCTTTAGGTTCTTTGAACTCTGTGGGTGGGGTTATCACCGATGTTAACTCCTTTAACTACGTTTCTCCCCGTGCGTGGTTGGCGACTTCTCACTTTACTTTAGCTTTCTTCTTCCTGATTGGTCATCTGTGGCACGCTGGACGTGCACGGGCGGCTGCGGCTGGATTTGAGAAAGGGATTGATCGTGAGACTGAACCCGTACTGTCTATGCCTGACCTTGACTAA